The DNA window CAAAGTTGGGAGATATTGTTTTATTTGTTAACTACAGTTTAGTTTATATTTATTATTTTTTTAGCACATCAATACAAGCTTGTGTGTTTGTTTTATTTGTGTATTAATTATTTTTAAATTGCATATTTCAAAATTTCAGCAATTCTTTCTTTTGTATATTCTGTTAGATTCCATTTTTGAGCAAGAGCCACTGCATTTTGAGCTATAGCCTCAATATCAGATTCATTAAGCCCAACATCTTTTAATCTTGTTGGCGCACCTATTGAAGCAAAGTAGTTTTCAATGGCTTCTATAGTTTTTTGTGGTTCTTGAGTGCCAAATACCCTTGATCCAAAGCGTTTTAGTCGTTCATTTAAATTCTTGCTGTTATACCTTAACCATGCAGGAAATGCGATAGATAGTGTAGAACCATGCGCTATATCATAGAGAGCAGATAAAGAGTGGCCCATCATGTGGTTTGGGAAAGCATAATCACCAATACCAGCCGTTGTTAGGCCATTTAGCGCCAGTGTGGCTGACCACATGAAATTTGCCCTTGCATCATAATCGGTTGGGTTTTCAAGTATTTGTTTTGTTGATGAGACAACAGTTTCCACAATGGTTTCTACAAATCCATCCTGTATAGGTGTGCTTGGATATTTTCTTGTAAAATATCCCTCAAGCACATGTACAATAGCATCAACACTGCCATTTGCTACGTGGTTTTTTGGTACCGTATATGTATTTATAGGATCAAGTATGGAAATTTTTGGAAATAAATTATCACTTCTTATATTAAATTTCTGTTTTGTATTCTCATTTGTTATAACTGCCCCTGAGTTCATCTCCGAAGCAGTAGCAGCAAGTGTTAGTACTACATAGATTGGTAGAGCTTCTTTTATTTGGGCTTTGTCAGTAAAAAAATCCCACACATCACCATCGTAATAAAATCCAGCGGCAATTGCCTTTGCACTGTCTATTACACTGCCGCCACCAACGGCCAAAATGCAATCAACTTTTTCTTTTTTTGCAAGCTCTATTGCCTCATATACAAAAGAAAGCACTGGGTTTGGTTTTACACCTGATTTCTCAACAACCGAGACGTTATGATTTTTTAGAGAATCCATCACTTTATCATAGATACCGTTTTGCTTTATGCTGCCACCACCATACAAAAGTAGGCATTTCTTATTTTTTAAGTATCTCCCAATATTTTTGGTTTGATTTTCACCAAAAACAATCTGAGTGGGGTTATAAAAAACAAATTTTTTCATTTCCTACCTCCAGTTTTAATATCATAGCTTATTAAAATATATGTTGCTGATAATAAATCAAGAGCCTGCATGTAAACTGTTTTAGTTTGACATTTGACATAGTGATTTTCCATCTTTACTATTTATTTTTTACATCTAACAAGAATATATTAATTATAAGATGCATAATTACTTCTAGAGAAAATAGCATCTCCCAACTTCGAGCATCTCCAAACCTCGGAAGATAGAGTTA is part of the Deferribacterota bacterium genome and encodes:
- a CDS encoding iron-containing alcohol dehydrogenase; this encodes MKKFVFYNPTQIVFGENQTKNIGRYLKNKKCLLLYGGGSIKQNGIYDKVMDSLKNHNVSVVEKSGVKPNPVLSFVYEAIELAKKEKVDCILAVGGGSVIDSAKAIAAGFYYDGDVWDFFTDKAQIKEALPIYVVLTLAATASEMNSGAVITNENTKQKFNIRSDNLFPKISILDPINTYTVPKNHVANGSVDAIVHVLEGYFTRKYPSTPIQDGFVETIVETVVSSTKQILENPTDYDARANFMWSATLALNGLTTAGIGDYAFPNHMMGHSLSALYDIAHGSTLSIAFPAWLRYNSKNLNERLKRFGSRVFGTQEPQKTIEAIENYFASIGAPTRLKDVGLNESDIEAIAQNAVALAQKWNLTEYTKERIAEILKYAI